In Syntrophorhabdales bacterium, the DNA window TTTTCCACTCGGCATTATCCTGCCGGATACGGTGGGCAGGCTGAGCTCAGTTCTCGGTCTCGGGGTTCTCTCGTGTTGCGTCGTTCTCTTCAATGCGAGACGTTCGATCGTCATGGTAACAGCAGCCCTTGCAGCGATGACGGTCAGCTACTGCGCGGGCGCGCGCTCAGCCGGCTATTACCTCGAGCCTTGCATGTGGTTTTGCATAGCTGCTGCATCCGCGCCATGGAGCAAGAGGAAGAGCGTAATGCACTGGCTGCTGGTGGGCCAGGCAGCCGTGATGCTGCTTTTCTCCGGGTTCGGCGTGGCAAAGCTTTTTCCGGGCGCAGTAACGCCTGCACTGCGGGAGCACGTCATGAATGAGAACGCGCACCAGTACGCGATGATGCGATGGCTTGACCGGATGCTGCCGGAACACGCCGTCGTGCTGAGTACGCTTCGCTCTCATGCCTTGATGCCGCGCCCTTTTGCAGCCAAAGACATCGTGACCTGGACGGATTGGACGTCTCAGAGGGAGAGGGAAAAGAGCTTATCAATTCTCAAGTCACACAAGCTTGACACATTGGTGGCCGAACCTGCTGCGGCTGGAGAGCTGGCAGACAGGATCGAGGCGCGGTGCAGAGAAACGGTGGCAATGTCGGAATCGCTGCCGTTAGGCACGCGAAATCCGTGGAACAGAAGAGATAGTACGAAATTAGCTGTATATGGTACATGCTTTGCAGGTATATCTCCTAGATACACAGATTATGTCGTCAACAGGTGATGAGCCATGGGTCCCGAACTACATGCCGAACAGATGCCGGAACAACAGACAGATGATCAGCTGAGACCGCAGCCGCAGCAGCCCATACCTCACGTCAGGCGAGTGCGCCGCAGGAGAAAGCGGACTTTCAAAAGCAGGATCAAAAGGGTTCTGAAGAATTCTGGTGCAGATAAAAAACTCTACGTTGTGGTTGCAGGTGTGATCGGATTGGTGGTAGCCCTCTACCTCTATGATCTTCTCTTCGTCATTTTTCCGATGAAGGTGAAGTGATCCATGGTGCGTGAGAGAAGTCGAAAGAAGTCAGTGATTATTTAGCGGGCTGGCCGATACGCTGGAGCGCGGTTTCCGCAAGGCTTCTCAGAATGCTGCTTGAAGTTCTGCTTTTCACATCGAGGTAGATTGACCGTGCATCCTCATTCTTGCCCTGAGTGTAGTAGATTTTGGCGAGATAGAGTTTTGCAATTTCGTCAAGATGTTTGTGGCGGGAAGCCGACACAGCCTTGAATGCCGACTCTGCCTTCTGCAAGGCTTGGCCGCTGCCGTTTGTCGTGAATTCCTGATACGCAGCGACTCCCTCTTCCAACTGATACTGCAGCCTGTCATCTTCTCTGCTCTCGTAGATCCGGTATCCGGTCAATCCGAGGCCGATGACTATGAGCGCCGACAGCACAATGATGCAGAGTCTTACGTGCTCTTTTATCCACGTGGTGGCGCGCTCCAGGGCAACCATCATGAAATCGGGTTTCTTGAGGTCCTCTTTTACTTTTCTTTTTGTCATGGCTTAACTCTTACGCTCACAATCCCGAGACTTTCTTCTCAGGCCATTTGCAATTTGTTTGTATTAGCCCTAACCTCAACCGTGGCTTGCGTCGCCAGTATTCCATCACATGAAGAGAAGGAAGTCAATACGACGATTGTGGTAAGTAGTCACGCGCAGCCCGCACGTAGACCCTCAGCCGCTGTCTATTCTTTTCGCCGATAACGGTGGATAGCTCTTCCTCTGTCATTCTCGCGAGTTGAGGCACTGATTCTATCCCTGCCTTCCGCAGTTTCTCGACGTTTGCCATCCCCAATCCTTTGAGATGGAGAAGCGCAAGAGTTTTTCTCTCCCCGGAAGTAAGTTCTTGTGGGTCTATGGCGAAGCTGGTCTTTACATGCTGGCTTTTCAACTCTTCGCGTTTGCTCACGGGGAGGAAGTTGAGCTGGTCGATAGTGTCGGTGAAAGAAAAGACAGTGTACCGATCGATCGCCGCAAACGACATACAGGAGAAGGCGAGGGCCGCGGCGATGATTGCGGCTTCATGTCTTCTCATTGACAGGTTAGGGCGAATGAGCGCCAGGAACAACATTGTTTCAAGGGAAAAAAGGATAAAACCCAGATAGCCTGGGGCAGGCATTTCGAAAAGTTTGAAAGATTCGAAAAAAGGCACAGTGTATACCCATTTCGCAATGGCCCAATAATTCCATGTCTCCCAGAGGAAGCCACAGAAAAGCCCTGCCAGGGCAGAGGCTATGAGATTGCCTGCCTCGCCCTCCTGCAGGTCTTTCGTGAAGCACCAGTACCCCTTCGACTGATTGTAGCCTTCAAGGATCGGGATCAGAAATAGCCATGCTAGAAAAAAACAGTGTGCCGGAAAAAGCATGAACACAGGAAAGAGAAGGACACCGAAAAGCATGGAATACCTTGGTGGGACATGAAAAGAAAGGGGGCGTACACGGATACTCCCCAGAAGTTCAGAAAAGGCCTCCTTGGTGATATAGAGCCCTGGAATGACAGTACCGTAGGCGAGCAAATAACCGGGGAATCTAATGAGCACGCTGGAAGGCACATTTATGTAGTACCAGTTCTGAATACGGAGATTGATGAGCTCGAAGACGCACCAGAAGGCAGAAGAGATAACGATCAGAAAGGGTAAGGTCCTGTTAAGGATCAGAAATCTTCTATTTTTCAGCGCCAGCGCTGCGTCCAACCCGACGATGTATGACCACCAAGCCACCATATAGAACTGGTACATGAAAGGTTCGACACGGCAGGCAAGAAGTACGTAGCTCGACAGATGAACGCAAGCGGATACGAAGAGGACAATAAGGGGAAGACTCACTGACTAACTGTTGTTACCGGACTCTTTCGAAGAACTGTTGTGGGTTGAATCAGCTGGATCGGGCTGCAATGTCTTTACACGTACTGCACCCATGAATCTCTTTGAGTAATAATCTTCGGAGAGACTGCTGATTCTCACGCCCTGTCTGCAATAGGATGAAGCATGGATGAACCTGCCTTCGCCAATATAAATGCCTACATGAGTAGGATAGGTGAACTGTTTTCTCGTTCTGAAGAAGACAAGGTCGCCTGTCGTCAGGTCGTTACGGGATACTTTTGTCCCCGCGCAATACTGCTCGCGAGCGCTTCTGGGGAGCTGCACTTCAAAAATGTCGTATATCTTCTTAACGTAAGCAGAGCAGTCGAGGCCTCTCACTGAATCTCCGCCGTAGCGGTAAGGAGCGCCGGCAAAGCTTTTCGCGACTTTGACGAGCATTCCCATCTCATCCTCGCTCCGCCACTTCTTCAGTGAGTAGCTGCTGTTCATATCCGGCGAAAGGGCGACAATCTCATCATCGTTTTCGCCTTCAGGTTTAGGCAGACGAATAATTCTGCCCGGCGTTAAACCTTTCTTTTTGATATTGTTAAGATCAACGATATCACTCTTTTCGATATCGAATTTTTCGGCAAGGGTCTCCAGCGTATCACCTTTTTCAACTTTATAGTGAATGAACTCACCAACTGTCTGGTCCTCGTTACCAGCTGTCGTAAAAGTCCGCTGCTTGTTGATCCGTCCTTTTGTTGTGTTCTTCTGTTTTGAAGAGGAAACCGTGCCTGAGCTCACAACGAGAATCTGCCCCTTTCTCAGGCTGTCCGAGGTGAGCCCGTTCAGGCTCTTGAGTTTATCAACCGAGATCTTACACTTCTTAGAAATGCTACCGAGGGTATCACCACTCTTGACTTTGTAGGTTCCCGCGGAGAACGCATAGCCTGAACCCAGCAGGAGTACAAATGAGACAACTGCAATCAGCCCGACACTCTTCCCCACAACCCGTTTCCCTACTGCAAACATTGTCCAATTTAACTAGGAATAAAGCTGTGTGTCAAGAAAATTTTTTTATATTTTTCTATTGACATTCATTTGCAGTCTTGCAATATGTATACGTATTGGTGATATCTATTTCAAGGAGGTAATGAGATGCCAGCGAAAGTCGACGAAGAAACCTGCACCGCATGTGGGGCCTGTGCTGAGGTCTGCCCGGTAGACGCCATTACTGTTGAGGACTCGGCGAAAATCGATGCAGAGGCTTGCACGGAGTGTGGTGCCTGCGTGGAAGAATGTCCGGTAGAGGCCATTAAGCTGGAGGAGTAAGGCTAAGACCCTTTTGCGACCACGTAAGAGGATGGGGCCAGCTGCTCCATCCTCTTATTCCAC includes these proteins:
- a CDS encoding tetratricopeptide repeat protein; this translates as MTKRKVKEDLKKPDFMMVALERATTWIKEHVRLCIIVLSALIVIGLGLTGYRIYESREDDRLQYQLEEGVAAYQEFTTNGSGQALQKAESAFKAVSASRHKHLDEIAKLYLAKIYYTQGKNEDARSIYLDVKSRTSSSILRSLAETALQRIGQPAK
- a CDS encoding helix-hairpin-helix domain-containing protein, translating into MSLPLIVLFVSACVHLSSYVLLACRVEPFMYQFYMVAWWSYIVGLDAALALKNRRFLILNRTLPFLIVISSAFWCVFELINLRIQNWYYINVPSSVLIRFPGYLLAYGTVIPGLYITKEAFSELLGSIRVRPLSFHVPPRYSMLFGVLLFPVFMLFPAHCFFLAWLFLIPILEGYNQSKGYWCFTKDLQEGEAGNLIASALAGLFCGFLWETWNYWAIAKWVYTVPFFESFKLFEMPAPGYLGFILFSLETMLFLALIRPNLSMRRHEAAIIAAALAFSCMSFAAIDRYTVFSFTDTIDQLNFLPVSKREELKSQHVKTSFAIDPQELTSGERKTLALLHLKGLGMANVEKLRKAGIESVPQLARMTEEELSTVIGEKNRQRLRVYVRAARDYLPQSSY
- a CDS encoding NlpC/P60 family protein — encoded protein: MGKSVGLIAVVSFVLLLGSGYAFSAGTYKVKSGDTLGSISKKCKISVDKLKSLNGLTSDSLRKGQILVVSSGTVSSSKQKNTTKGRINKQRTFTTAGNEDQTVGEFIHYKVEKGDTLETLAEKFDIEKSDIVDLNNIKKKGLTPGRIIRLPKPEGENDDEIVALSPDMNSSYSLKKWRSEDEMGMLVKVAKSFAGAPYRYGGDSVRGLDCSAYVKKIYDIFEVQLPRSAREQYCAGTKVSRNDLTTGDLVFFRTRKQFTYPTHVGIYIGEGRFIHASSYCRQGVRISSLSEDYYSKRFMGAVRVKTLQPDPADSTHNSSSKESGNNS
- a CDS encoding 4Fe-4S binding protein, which codes for MPAKVDEETCTACGACAEVCPVDAITVEDSAKIDAEACTECGACVEECPVEAIKLEE